One genomic window of Branchiostoma lanceolatum isolate klBraLanc5 chromosome 5, klBraLanc5.hap2, whole genome shotgun sequence includes the following:
- the LOC136434339 gene encoding uncharacterized protein has translation MNEKLTGMLLSLLIILKVFGSTEAACSITGSTAYCRNQGLTSVPQNLPTGIIYLDLGNNLITTLNQSDFSQYGSLQELWLYNNEISDIQAGTFNSTPQLRELYLYQNNLTNLRSDMFTGLGNLETLWLHNNEISDIQAGTFNSTPQLRDLWLSQNKLTNIRSDMFTGLGNLQFLYLHDNEISDIQAGTFNSKPQLWSLRLEHNRLTVLKAEMFAKLSSIQYVSIYNNPWQCDCRMVPFRQMMTGSHYFENQITCKGPSNFHGQKLKDISPEDLTCEKPTILRFGRSDNNTVVEGQTLHLVCEASGIPTPDITVILPSGLNATVESAGGRVTVGVNGTIAITNVTADSGLYVCTAKNVVGSSSATLSVVQPRSTDTLSLSVLVGSVCAAVFGIAILVTIILTIWHKSGSNSDEEEYEDVIPLSQRPHTGNVTDHRWRVGRFEHKYEVIPPSLPPRNWSSPVTDNQNVSAAVHGADSPQGVMDEKVYDSVKDDPQSDKYENSQVIAAAKDALSVPAVILYKNDDESVIGKDDLQSHKYENSQVIAAAKDALSVPAVILYENDEERVTRKDDPLSNKYQNSLVIATAQNAWPVPPVILYENDDESVIGNDDLQSNKYENSQVIAAAKDALAVPSIILYENDEERVTRKDDHQSHKYQNRQVKAATQDSLVGPPATVIFYENNACVSFSVSVTRKDNPLSNKYQNSQVIAAAKDAAAVPQVILYENDDETADNQTRVDCQNGPAAVHGADTPNRYQELRKETLEPHHDYTSLLPQDS, from the coding sequence ATGAATGAAAAGCTGACAGGAATGCTGTTATCCCTTCTGATCATCCTGAAGGTGTTTGGATCAACAGAAGCTGCCTGCAGCATTACAGGTTCTACTGCTTACTGTCGCAACCAGGGCCTCACCAGTGTTCCTCAGAACCTGCCAACAGGCATCATTTACTTAGATTTGGGGAATAATCTAATCACAACATTAAATCAGTCTGATTTCTCACAGTATGGGAGCTTGCAGGAACTTTGGCTGTACAACAATGAGATCAGTGACATTCAGGCTGGAACTTTCAATTCAACACCACAACTGAGAGAGTTGTACCTGTATCAGAACAACTTAACAAACCTCAGATCTGACATGTTCACAGGGCTGGGAAACTTGGAGACCCTTTGGCTGCACAATAATGAGATCAGTGACATTCAGGCTGGAACTTTTAATTCAACACCACAACTGAGAGACTTGTGGCTGTCTCAGAACAAGTTAACAAACATCAGATCTGACATGTTTACAGGGCTGGGAAATTTGCAGTTCCTTTACTTACATGATAATGAGATCAGTGATATTCAGGCTGGAACTTTCAATTCAAAGCCACAGCTGTGGTCCTTGAGGCTGGAGCACAACAGACTTACAGTCTTAAAAGCAGAGATGTTTGCAAAACTGTCATCAATCCAGTATGTTTCCATCtacaacaacccctggcagtgtgactgtaggatggttCCCTTCAGGCAAATGATGACTGGGTCTCATTACTTTGAAAACCAAATCACATGTAAAGGTCCAAGTAACTTTCATGGGCAAAAGCTTAAAGATATCAGTCCTGAAGATCTGACGTGTGAAAAACCAACCATACTGAGGTTTGGGAGGAGTGACAATAACACAGTAGTAGAGGGGCAGACTCTCCATTTGGTCTGTGAAGCTTCAGGAATCCCCACACCAGACATCACAGTCATTCTCCCATCTGGACTGAATGCAACTGTTGAGTCTGCAGGTGGGAGGGTGACCGTGGGAGTGAATGGTACCATTGCCATAACCAACGTTACTGCAGACTCTGGTTTGTACGTCTGTACTGCGAAAAATGTTGTTGGCTCTTCATCTGCCACACTGTCAGTTGTCCAACCCAGGTCTACTGACACACTCTCCCTGTCTGTTCTTGTTGGCTCTGTCTGTGCTGCAGTATTTGGCATTGCCATACTTGTTACCATCATTCTCACAATCTGGCACAAATCAGGCTCAAATTCAGATGAAGAGGAGTATGAGGATGTAATTCCTTTGTCACAAAGACCACATACAGGCAATGTTACAGACCACAGATGGCGGGTCGGCAGGTTTGAACATAAATATGAGGTCATACCTCCTTCCCTTCCACCGAGAAATTGGTCAAGCCCAGTGACTGATAACCAGAATGTGTCAgcagctgtccatggtgctgattctCCACAGGGGGTCATGGATGAGAAGGTATATGACTCAGTAAAAGATGATCCTCAGTCAGACAAGTATGAAAATAGCCAGGTAatagcagctgctaaagatgctTTGTCAGTTCCTGCAGTTATCTTGTATAAAAATGACGATGAGTCAGTCATTGGAAAGGATGATCTTCAGTCCCACAAGTATGAAAACAGCCAGGTGATAGCAGCCGCTAAAGATGCTTTGTCAGTTCCTGCAGTTATCTTGTATGAGAATGATGAAGAGAGAGTAACTAGAAAAGATGATCCTCTGTCCAACAAATATCAGAACAGCCTGGTGATCGCAACTGCTCAGAATGCTTGGCCAGTTCCTCCAGTTATCTTGTATGAGAATGACGATGAGTCAGTGATTGGAAATGATGATCTTCAGTCCAACAAGTATGAAAACAGCCAGGTGATAGCAGCCGCTAAAGATGCTTTGGCAGTTCCTTCAATAATCTTgtatgaaaatgatgaagaGAGAGTAACTAGAAAAGATGATCATCAGTCCCACAAGTATCAGAACAGACAGGTTAAAGCAGCTACTCAAGATTCCTTGGTAGGTCCTCCAGCTACAGTTATCTTTTATGAGaataatgcttgtgtcagtTTCAGTGTGTCAGTAACTAGAAAAGATAACCCCCTGTCCAACAAATATCAGAACAGCCAGGTGatagcagctgctaaagatgctGCAGCTGTCCCACAGGTTATCttgtatgagaatgatgatgagaCAGCTGATAACCAGACACGGGTTGACTGTCAGAATGGCCCAgcagctgtccatggtgctgataccCCAAACCGTTACCAAGAACTGAGGAAGGAAACCCTTGAGCCACATCATGACTACACATCCCTTCTGCCTCAAGATTCATGA